In a genomic window of Helianthus annuus cultivar XRQ/B chromosome 10, HanXRQr2.0-SUNRISE, whole genome shotgun sequence:
- the LOC110881365 gene encoding uncharacterized protein LOC110881365 — MLSQILAGQNTQKAKNEKRFREYDSRFTRHESELRSQKASMQTIKNQVGQIAKMLSERQQGGLPSNTEPNPNATAKAITLRSGKTPQPIPPAVPAKSDDDDGVDEEIEAESPGEVQQRRVPASTARPKEPVREYVPPIPYPGRLKKQKMEEHYGKFLKLFKQLHINLPFVEALAQMPKYAKLLKDILSNKKKLEELSQVTLNEECSTVLQNKLPKKINDPGSFTIPCLIGSLSVSNALAGLGASINLMPYAVFAKLDLGEPKPTRMSIQLADRSVKYLRGIVENILVKIGKFVFHVDFVILDKDEDKNVLLILGRPFLATARALIDVCTGRLTLRVDDEEVTFDIGKSMQHSQSQDDTLYFIETIDTYVSDYLHATFEEDVMDTQLLGGETFGSPRVDRLVEEVTCLIGHASPPCPEVFEVVDRVTEPKARPSIEDPPSVELKELPDHLEYAFLEGETHLPVIISAKLSKEEKDRLLEVLKHHKKAIAWKIIDIKGINPSFCTHKILMEEDFKPVIQHQRRLNPNMQEVAKKEVIKLLDVGLIYLIFDSPWVSPVQVVPKKGGMAVVTNEKNELIPTRTVTGWRVCIDYRKLNDATRKDHFPLPFIDQMLERLSGRMYYCFLDGFSGYFRFPSLLRIRGRRHSHVPMAHSPTSGCPLDCAMPRPHFRGVWWPFFTT, encoded by the coding sequence ATGCTTAGTCAAATCTTAGCCGGTCAAAACACTCAAAAGGCAAAGAATGAGAAGCGCTTTAGGGAGTATGACAGCCGTTTCACGAGGCACGAGAGTGAGTTGAGAAGCCAAAAGGCTTCCATGCAGACCATTAAGAACCAAGTTGGCCAGATTGCCAAGATGTTGTCTGAGAGACAACAGGGGGGCCTTCCGAGCAACACAGAGCCTAACCCAAATGCTACTGCAAAGGCCATCACATTGAGAAGCGGCAAGACCCCTCAGCCCATCCCTCCGGCTGTTCCAGCAAAGTCGGATGACGATGATGGGGTTGATGAGGAGATTGAGGCTGAGTCTCCGGGTGAGGTACAACAGAGGCGagtcccagcaagtaccgcacgacCCAAGGAGCCAGTGAGAGAGTATGTCCCTCCCATTCCATATCCGGGGAGGTTgaagaagcagaaaatggaagaACACTATGGTAAATTCCTCAAGCTTTTTAAGCAACTTCATATAAATTTACCATTTGTCGAGGCACTTGCTCAAATGCCTAAGTATGCCAAGCTTCTGAAGGATATCCTATCCAACAAAAAGAAACTTGAGGAGCTTTCGCAGGTGACCTTGAATGAAGAGTGTTCAACGGTTCTTCAGAACAAACTGCCGAAGAAGATAAATGACCCTGGGAGTTTCACTATCCCGTGTTTGATCGGTAGTTTGTCGGTCAGCAATGCATTAGCTGGTCTTGGAGCTAGCATAAACCTCATGCCATATGCAGTTTTTGCTAAGCTAGACTTGGGAGAGCCCAAGCCGACTCGTATGAGCATTCAGCTAGCCGACCGTTCAGTGAAGTACCTTCGAGGCATAGTTGAGAATATACTGGTGAAAATCGGCAAGTTTGTCTTTCATGTCGATTTCGTGATTCTAGACAAGGATGAGGACAAAAATGTTCTACTTATCTTAGGCCGCCCATTCCTAGCCACTGCGAGAGCCTTGATTGATGTCTGCACCGGTAGACTTACTCTTAGGGTTGATGATGAGGAGGTTACCTTTGATATAGGGAAATCCATGCAACACTCACAGAGTCAAGATGATACACTCTACTTCATTGAGACTATCGATACGTATGTGAGTGATTATCTTCATGCTACATTCGAGGAGGATGTTATGGACACACAGCTGCTAGGAGGGGAGACTTTTGGTTCGCCCCGTGTGGACCGATTAGTTGAGGAGGTGACCTGTCTGATAGGTCACGCGTCTCCCCCGTGTCCCGAGGTTTTTGAGGTTGTGGATCGCGTTACTGAGCCTAAAGCGCGCCCTTCTATTGAGGATCCACCTTCGGTTGAGCTTAAGGAGCTCCCAGATCATTTGGAGTATGCTTTCTTGGAGGGTGAGACTCATCTGCCCGTTATCATTTCTGCCAAATTGTCGAAGGAAGAGAAAGATCGATTGCTTGAAGTCCTGAAGCATCACAAGAAGGCGATTGCTTGGAAGATTATAGATATAAAAGGGATCAATCCATCCTTTTGTACCCATAAGATCTTGATGGAGGAGGACTTTAAACCTGTAAtacagcatcagaggcgtttgAACCCCAACATGCAGGAGGTTGCGAAGAAAGAGGTTATCAAACTACTTGATGTAGGTTTGATATACCTGATCTTTGATTCACCGTGGGTTAGCCCTGTACAGgtagtcccgaagaaaggaggCATGGCAGTGGTGACCAATGAGAAAAACGAGTTGATTCCTACTCGTACTGTCACCGGATggagagtttgcattgactatCGCAAACTCAATGATGCCACGAGGAAGGATCATTTCCCACTCCCTTTCATTGATCAGATGTTGGAGAGGTTGTCGGGAAGGATGTACTACTGCTTCCTCGATGGTTTTTCAGGATATTTTAGATTCCCATCTCTCCTGAGGATCAGGGGAAGAcgacattcacatgtccctatggcaCATTCGCCTACCAGCGGATGCCCTTTGGACTGTGCAATGCCCCGGCCACATTTCAGAggtgtatggtggccatttttcACGACATGA